A window from Synechococcus sp. RSCCF101 encodes these proteins:
- a CDS encoding DEAD/DEAH box helicase, with protein MRPQDLTPGLYDHLLSESWHEALAEQPAGLQEEPPHLDPAEAPARLARYLRQLSEIALAALPENQRQQKQLALVNQIVALLQKEAPNAISRADQLHPSARLLQEWRAAPLLPNQSPLTRPLIPLADGTLLINAPSEPSIGQALEAECPSADRIDLLCAFIKWSGLRLLQEQLSAHLNAGRPLRVLTTVYMGATDRKALDWLVERGAQLRVSTDTRRTRLHAKAWLFHRASGTSTAYIGSSNLSHAALVDGLEWNVRIAALETPAMLAKFQATFDAYWEEGEFEPYDATKDQQARLDHQLALARGDAASTVDTALPVWFDLRPYAYQREMLDQLATERSLHHNWNNLVVAATGTGKTVLAAFDLARLHADFHEHFTSPDPPSLLLIAHRKEILQQAVATFRQVLRDPSFGELYVDGEVPNQWRHVFASVQSLAQRDLGEIPADRFEVVIIDEFHHAAASSYRRWLDHLRPKLLLGLTATPERADGLDILQWFGGRIAAELRLWSALDQGLLCPFHYFAVADDTDLSALEWRRGGYVPAELSKLYTGDHRRVDLILSELQKAVAEPLRMRALGFCVSVEHARFMAERFRATGFAAEALDASTPSEERRDALRRLQAGELQILFAVDLFNEGLDIPAIDTVLLLRPTESAVVFLQQLGRGLRLSPETGKSCLTVLDFIGQQHRHFRFDLRYRTLLGCSHRQLQIQLEQGFPFLPPGCRLVLDRVARERVLTNLRQCLPSRGPQLLDELRVLAAESVLTADSGLANWLEALAMEPADFYGIRGASFTALRRQLGWLSDGPHPEEDRLTRAIAAGLLHGDDPDRLRLLATGLSAPYPPKLEALGEREQRQWLMLTVQLFGTGRRWRSLREALDVLWQAAAWRDELQKLLELLADRADHRLYSLPWAQPIPLRVHGHYSRAEIEAAFGILHDEAPWIHREGVLWHEASQCDLLFVTLKKSESLFSPTTRYRDLAIGPSQFHWESQSTTTKSSPTGQRYIHHAERGSRVLLFVREHRKLDGRAGGVTQPFRCLGFARYETHEGERPMAIRWRLEREIPAAWLPAMSLAV; from the coding sequence ATGCGCCCGCAGGATCTCACCCCTGGCCTCTATGACCACCTACTGAGTGAGTCATGGCACGAAGCTCTTGCTGAGCAGCCAGCAGGGTTGCAGGAGGAGCCTCCTCATCTCGACCCGGCTGAAGCTCCCGCACGTTTGGCCCGCTATCTGCGTCAGCTCAGCGAGATCGCCTTGGCCGCCTTGCCAGAGAACCAACGTCAGCAGAAGCAACTGGCGCTGGTGAATCAGATCGTGGCTTTGCTTCAGAAGGAAGCACCCAATGCCATCAGCCGCGCAGACCAGCTGCACCCCAGTGCCCGGCTGCTGCAGGAATGGCGTGCTGCGCCGCTACTACCGAACCAAAGCCCACTAACCCGTCCCCTGATCCCCCTCGCCGATGGCACCCTCCTGATCAACGCTCCCAGCGAGCCCAGCATCGGGCAGGCCCTGGAAGCGGAGTGTCCATCGGCCGATCGCATCGACCTGCTCTGTGCCTTCATCAAGTGGAGCGGTCTGCGCCTGCTCCAGGAGCAGCTGAGCGCCCACCTCAACGCCGGCCGGCCCCTTCGCGTGCTGACCACCGTCTACATGGGAGCCACTGATCGCAAGGCCCTCGATTGGCTGGTTGAGCGAGGCGCCCAGCTGCGCGTCAGTACCGACACCCGCCGTACCCGCCTCCACGCCAAGGCCTGGCTCTTTCACCGTGCCAGTGGCACCAGCACGGCCTACATCGGCTCGTCAAACCTGTCTCATGCGGCACTGGTGGATGGTCTGGAATGGAACGTGCGCATAGCGGCTCTGGAAACTCCGGCGATGCTGGCCAAGTTCCAAGCCACCTTCGATGCCTACTGGGAGGAAGGCGAGTTTGAGCCCTACGACGCCACCAAGGATCAGCAGGCCCGACTTGATCACCAGCTCGCTCTGGCTCGTGGCGATGCGGCCAGCACTGTCGACACCGCCCTGCCCGTTTGGTTCGATCTACGGCCTTATGCGTATCAGCGGGAGATGCTCGATCAGCTTGCCACCGAGCGCTCCCTCCACCACAACTGGAACAACCTGGTGGTTGCCGCCACCGGTACCGGCAAAACCGTGCTCGCCGCCTTCGATCTGGCTCGCTTGCACGCAGACTTCCACGAACACTTCACCTCACCAGATCCGCCGTCCCTTCTGCTGATCGCCCATCGCAAGGAGATCCTGCAACAGGCAGTGGCCACCTTCCGTCAGGTGCTGCGCGATCCCTCCTTCGGCGAGCTCTACGTGGATGGCGAGGTCCCCAACCAATGGCGCCACGTGTTCGCCTCGGTGCAGTCTCTCGCCCAGCGCGATCTGGGTGAAATACCCGCCGATCGCTTCGAGGTCGTGATCATTGACGAGTTTCACCACGCGGCTGCCAGCAGCTACCGCCGCTGGCTTGATCACCTTCGTCCCAAGTTGCTACTTGGTCTGACAGCCACCCCTGAGCGGGCCGATGGGCTCGACATCCTCCAATGGTTCGGCGGCCGCATCGCTGCGGAGCTGCGCCTCTGGTCTGCCCTCGACCAGGGCTTGCTCTGCCCCTTCCACTATTTCGCCGTTGCAGACGACACCGATCTCTCCGCCTTGGAATGGCGTCGAGGCGGCTATGTGCCGGCCGAGCTCAGCAAGCTCTACACCGGTGACCACCGACGTGTGGATCTGATCCTGAGTGAGCTGCAGAAGGCCGTAGCCGAGCCGCTGCGGATGCGCGCCCTGGGCTTCTGCGTGAGCGTGGAGCACGCCCGTTTCATGGCGGAGCGCTTCCGCGCGACCGGCTTCGCGGCTGAGGCGCTCGATGCCTCTACCCCCTCCGAAGAGCGCCGAGATGCCCTGCGCCGCCTCCAGGCCGGAGAGCTGCAGATCCTCTTCGCGGTTGACCTGTTCAACGAGGGGCTCGACATCCCTGCCATCGACACCGTGCTGCTGCTTCGGCCCACCGAGAGCGCCGTGGTGTTTCTGCAGCAGCTGGGTCGAGGTCTGCGCCTCTCCCCCGAAACCGGGAAGAGCTGCCTGACCGTTCTCGATTTCATCGGCCAGCAGCACCGCCACTTTCGCTTTGATCTGCGCTACCGCACCCTTCTTGGCTGTAGTCACCGCCAGTTGCAGATACAGCTTGAGCAGGGCTTCCCATTCCTGCCGCCGGGGTGCCGACTGGTGCTCGACCGGGTGGCGAGGGAGCGGGTGCTTACAAACCTGCGCCAATGCCTGCCCAGCCGCGGGCCCCAGTTGCTGGATGAGTTGAGGGTTTTGGCTGCCGAATCCGTGCTCACAGCGGATAGCGGCCTGGCCAACTGGCTGGAAGCTCTGGCCATGGAGCCGGCCGACTTCTACGGAATCCGTGGCGCTTCCTTCACCGCCCTTCGGCGCCAGCTGGGCTGGCTCAGCGATGGGCCCCACCCGGAGGAAGACCGCCTTACCCGCGCCATCGCTGCTGGCCTACTCCACGGCGACGACCCCGACCGGCTCCGCCTCCTCGCCACCGGCCTGAGTGCTCCCTACCCGCCAAAGCTGGAGGCCCTTGGCGAACGCGAGCAGCGTCAGTGGTTAATGCTCACCGTGCAGCTCTTCGGGACCGGCCGCCGCTGGCGGTCCCTGCGCGAGGCATTGGACGTGCTCTGGCAAGCCGCTGCCTGGCGCGACGAACTTCAGAAGCTGCTGGAGCTGCTGGCCGATCGCGCTGACCACCGTCTCTACTCATTGCCATGGGCACAGCCCATCCCCCTGAGGGTCCACGGGCACTACAGCCGTGCCGAGATCGAGGCAGCCTTTGGGATCCTTCACGACGAAGCCCCTTGGATACACCGCGAAGGCGTGCTCTGGCACGAAGCCAGCCAGTGTGATCTGCTCTTCGTGACCCTCAAGAAGAGTGAGTCGCTCTTCTCTCCCACCACTCGATACCGAGACCTGGCCATCGGTCCCTCACAGTTCCATTGGGAGAGCCAGAGCACCACAACCAAGTCTTCACCGACAGGCCAGCGTTACATCCATCACGCCGAGCGCGGCAGTCGCGTGCTGTTGTTTGTTCGAGAGCACCGCAAGCTTGATGGCCGGGCGGGGGGTGTCACGCAGCCGTTCCGCTGCCTTGGGTTCGCCAGATATGAAACCCACGAAGGCGAGCGGCCCATGGCGATCCGCTGGCGGCTCGAACGTGAGATCCCAGCCGCATGGCTACCGGCAATGTCCTTGGCAGTGTGA
- a CDS encoding ecotin, whose translation MVRRPIHRSRRAASLALGLPLLMAAAAGPVGAIPRLDLKPYPAAASGESRWVIQLSGLLEPSEDPAISGDPADWRVQLIVGREMEVDCNRQMLQGRIERESVPGWGYSIYRVSGGTQAISTLMACPPDQPKRTAFVPLAGEPTLLRYNPSLPIVVYAPEGLQVRWRLWKAESASREAQQL comes from the coding sequence ATGGTCCGGCGCCCGATCCACCGCAGCCGCCGCGCGGCATCCCTGGCCCTGGGCCTGCCGCTGCTGATGGCTGCAGCCGCTGGCCCCGTCGGAGCGATTCCCCGGCTCGACCTGAAGCCCTATCCGGCGGCCGCGTCCGGAGAATCGCGTTGGGTGATCCAGCTGTCCGGCCTGCTGGAACCCAGTGAGGACCCGGCCATCTCCGGCGATCCGGCCGACTGGCGGGTGCAGCTGATCGTGGGACGCGAGATGGAGGTGGACTGCAACCGGCAGATGCTGCAGGGACGGATCGAGCGGGAGAGCGTGCCCGGCTGGGGCTACAGCATCTACCGGGTGAGCGGCGGGACACAGGCCATCTCCACCCTCATGGCCTGCCCGCCGGATCAACCGAAGCGCACGGCTTTCGTGCCGCTGGCCGGTGAACCGACCCTGCTCCGCTACAACCCCAGCCTGCCGATCGTGGTGTACGCGCCCGAGGGGCTGCAGGTGCGCTGGCGCCTCTGGAAAGCGGAATCCGCCAGCCGCGAAGCGCAGCAGCTCTGA
- a CDS encoding gamma-glutamyl-gamma-aminobutyrate hydrolase family protein (Members of this family of hydrolases with an active site Cys residue belong to MEROPS family C26.): protein MSHRFIRLLALTLLATAAIGPVAQARPQGGIDVLVVTDRAEARMQPEIFHAFRTAARTVPALTRPRLRFSVFNPHIPDEKPASPMGLSNQVIRSQLPLVVGVVSDLRQRLPAGQSLVDAVMDHSRRHPRSSLAALQRSLAEVMARHDGLIVESTGETVIHPIFYNPAVRELEVGYASIDDVKDTLYGLFLLDAALEQGKPIFGTCHGAQLGWMLLGGGLTRLFPYTEEEPSGAYVARRNPHTGATEFWWMDRMLNSRDPLDPRVYGDVAYPLTEPFAQGRDGRLVNKDFNHTLAMTTPIPSGVEVLSYHPLSQHAQSTAGEEITTPIEGYPMVTDASRARFWALLRDIVIVDAFVHRTLFGFQFHPQYTVEDRSTLAIFEVLLQRAVERSAIPDAPAPGPTADP from the coding sequence ATGTCGCATCGCTTCATCCGCCTGCTCGCGTTGACGCTGCTGGCCACGGCGGCGATCGGACCGGTGGCGCAGGCCCGCCCGCAGGGGGGCATCGACGTGCTGGTGGTGACCGATCGCGCCGAAGCGCGGATGCAGCCGGAGATCTTCCATGCCTTCCGCACCGCCGCGCGCACCGTTCCGGCCCTGACCCGCCCCCGGCTCCGGTTCAGCGTCTTCAATCCCCACATCCCCGATGAGAAGCCCGCTTCACCGATGGGCCTCTCGAACCAGGTGATCCGGAGCCAGCTGCCGCTGGTGGTGGGTGTGGTGTCCGATCTCAGGCAGCGTCTGCCGGCCGGTCAGTCGCTGGTGGACGCGGTGATGGATCATTCCCGCCGGCATCCCCGTTCCTCGCTGGCGGCGCTGCAGCGTTCACTGGCCGAGGTGATGGCTCGACACGATGGCCTGATTGTGGAATCCACCGGTGAGACGGTGATTCACCCGATCTTCTACAACCCGGCGGTGCGGGAGCTCGAGGTGGGTTATGCGTCGATCGACGACGTGAAGGACACCCTCTATGGCCTGTTTCTTCTCGATGCCGCGCTGGAGCAGGGCAAGCCGATCTTCGGCACCTGCCATGGCGCCCAGCTCGGCTGGATGCTGCTTGGCGGCGGGCTCACCCGCCTGTTCCCGTACACGGAGGAGGAGCCCAGCGGGGCCTATGTGGCGCGACGCAATCCCCACACCGGAGCGACCGAGTTCTGGTGGATGGACCGGATGCTCAATTCCCGCGACCCGCTGGATCCACGCGTCTACGGCGATGTGGCCTACCCACTCACCGAACCCTTCGCTCAGGGACGGGACGGCCGCCTGGTGAACAAGGACTTCAATCACACGCTGGCGATGACCACACCGATTCCCTCCGGCGTGGAGGTGCTCTCGTATCACCCGCTCAGTCAGCACGCGCAATCCACAGCCGGGGAGGAGATCACAACCCCGATCGAGGGCTACCCGATGGTCACCGATGCATCGCGCGCCCGCTTCTGGGCCCTGCTCAGGGACATCGTGATCGTGGACGCCTTCGTGCACCGGACCCTGTTCGGGTTCCAGTTCCACCCGCAGTACACGGTGGAGGATCGCTCCACGCTGGCCATCTTCGAGGTTCTGCTGCAGCGAGCCGTTGAGCGCTCAGCGATTCCCGATGCTCCTGCACCGGGGCCAACAGCCGATCCCTGA
- a CDS encoding c-type cytochrome: MRLVLSLALAALIGLLAPSVASAADVAHGEQVFSSNCAACHMGGGNVVNAQRTLKQEDLQAYLANYGDGHEEAIAYQVTNGKNGMAAFGTRLSADEIADVAAYVEAQAARGWA; this comes from the coding sequence GTGCGCCTCGTCCTTTCCCTCGCCCTGGCAGCTCTGATCGGTCTGCTCGCACCCTCTGTGGCCAGCGCTGCGGACGTGGCCCATGGCGAACAGGTGTTCTCTTCCAACTGTGCGGCCTGTCACATGGGCGGCGGCAACGTCGTGAACGCCCAGCGGACCCTGAAGCAGGAGGATCTCCAGGCGTACCTGGCCAACTACGGCGACGGCCACGAGGAGGCGATTGCCTACCAGGTGACCAACGGCAAGAACGGCATGGCGGCTTTCGGCACAAGGCTCAGCGCGGACGAGATCGCCGATGTCGCCGCCTACGTGGAGGCTCAGGCGGCCAGGGGCTGGGCCTGA
- a CDS encoding ferredoxin: MQEAVTEAGLDITVRTAGCLEVCKLGPVVFHSGDRTWYTRVTPEVAREIVQSHMVEGRKVERHLYPPPGQS; encoded by the coding sequence TTGCAGGAGGCGGTTACCGAAGCCGGCCTGGACATCACCGTGCGCACCGCGGGATGTCTGGAGGTGTGCAAGCTGGGTCCGGTGGTGTTCCATTCCGGCGACCGCACCTGGTACACCCGCGTCACCCCGGAGGTGGCCAGGGAGATTGTTCAATCCCACATGGTGGAGGGCCGCAAAGTGGAGCGGCATCTCTATCCGCCGCCTGGCCAAAGCTGA
- a CDS encoding FAD/NAD(P)-binding oxidoreductase: MAEAHATVLIAGGGTGGITLASWLRRLRPDLDVAVIEPSEAHDYQSGWVLVAGGFIELSSTRRSEASVMPAGVRWIRAAVDRFDPFGNRVQLSDGDWIGYDVLVVALGLQLRWESVKGLPESLGRHGITSIYRRELAMYTRDCLSQFRGGTAIFTHPKTAIKCGGAPQKIMHLAQQQFQSRSGVGVRSRLLFCTAQPALFPVAAYSDKMVLIADERGEDVRYHRDLVGVNGPERLATFRVDEPGSRPREEIIPFDMLHVVPPMTAPSVVARSPLVDAPDPGWVAVDPNTAQHRHFANVFAIGDVGSFPTAKTAAAVRLQAPVVADHVIAVLDKNPLLQWYQGYSACPLITSDHSVMLLEFDYTHQPVSSFLVNPVKERWLGWLLERFAFPWIYWNRMLRGLPHEGGLLEPFQGLARRLGLMRWQRPSSGD; the protein is encoded by the coding sequence ATGGCTGAGGCTCATGCCACGGTGCTGATCGCCGGTGGTGGAACAGGCGGCATCACCCTGGCCAGCTGGCTCCGGCGTCTGCGGCCCGATCTCGACGTGGCCGTGATCGAGCCCTCAGAAGCCCACGACTACCAGTCCGGATGGGTCCTGGTGGCTGGGGGCTTCATCGAGCTCAGCAGCACCCGCCGTTCGGAAGCGAGCGTGATGCCGGCCGGAGTGCGCTGGATCCGAGCCGCTGTGGATCGGTTCGACCCGTTCGGCAACCGGGTGCAGCTGAGTGACGGCGACTGGATCGGTTACGACGTCCTCGTTGTGGCCCTGGGCCTGCAGCTCAGGTGGGAGTCGGTGAAGGGTCTGCCTGAGAGTCTTGGGCGCCATGGCATCACCAGCATCTACCGGCGTGAGTTGGCCATGTACACACGAGACTGTCTGAGTCAGTTTCGGGGGGGCACAGCGATCTTCACCCACCCGAAAACGGCGATTAAGTGTGGTGGTGCTCCACAGAAGATCATGCACCTCGCGCAACAGCAGTTCCAGTCACGCAGCGGTGTGGGCGTGCGCTCCAGGCTGCTGTTCTGCACCGCTCAGCCAGCACTTTTCCCAGTGGCGGCCTACAGCGACAAGATGGTTCTCATTGCGGATGAACGGGGCGAAGACGTTCGCTACCATCGGGATCTGGTGGGCGTGAATGGGCCGGAGCGATTGGCCACGTTCCGAGTTGACGAACCCGGCTCGCGACCGCGTGAGGAGATCATTCCCTTTGACATGCTTCACGTCGTGCCACCGATGACGGCTCCATCGGTGGTGGCGCGAAGCCCATTGGTTGATGCCCCTGATCCGGGATGGGTGGCTGTGGATCCGAACACTGCGCAGCATCGGCACTTTGCCAACGTGTTCGCCATTGGTGATGTGGGCTCCTTCCCAACAGCGAAAACCGCAGCCGCAGTGCGCCTGCAGGCTCCTGTTGTGGCGGACCATGTGATCGCCGTGTTGGACAAGAATCCCCTGCTGCAGTGGTATCAGGGGTACAGCGCCTGTCCACTGATCACCAGTGATCATTCCGTGATGCTGCTGGAGTTCGACTACACCCATCAACCAGTCAGCAGCTTCCTGGTGAATCCAGTGAAGGAACGCTGGTTGGGCTGGCTGCTGGAGCGTTTTGCCTTCCCCTGGATCTACTGGAACCGCATGCTGCGAGGCTTGCCGCATGAGGGCGGGCTGCTGGAGCCGTTTCAGGGCCTCGCCCGTCGCCTCGGCCTGATGCGGTGGCAGAGGCCTTCCTCTGGAGACTGA
- a CDS encoding DUF3365 domain-containing protein: MDPAVLARAVSEMEQVDRMRASRVTMLEGLAEEPTLETMREVCMPVGQRIIAIGRENGWTVRQVATQYRNPNHAPADSQEEDVLDLLARHPEVTGLWESSRPDQAKGLRYYRRIDVQPGCLACHGSKDNRPAFVRERYPDDRAFDFKSGDLRGMYAVFIPEVLEVMESTSHG, translated from the coding sequence GTGGACCCAGCTGTTCTGGCCCGTGCCGTGAGCGAGATGGAGCAGGTCGACCGAATGCGTGCCAGTCGGGTCACGATGCTTGAAGGCCTGGCTGAGGAACCCACGCTGGAGACGATGCGGGAGGTCTGCATGCCCGTCGGCCAGCGGATCATCGCGATTGGAAGGGAGAACGGCTGGACCGTGCGTCAGGTGGCCACGCAGTACCGGAACCCGAACCATGCGCCCGCCGACTCCCAGGAGGAAGACGTGCTCGATCTGTTGGCCAGGCACCCGGAGGTCACCGGCCTCTGGGAGTCCTCCAGGCCCGACCAGGCCAAGGGGCTCCGCTACTACCGGCGGATCGATGTGCAGCCGGGCTGCCTGGCCTGTCATGGCAGCAAGGACAACCGCCCTGCGTTTGTAAGAGAGCGCTACCCGGATGACAGAGCCTTCGACTTCAAGTCCGGTGATCTCCGTGGGATGTACGCCGTGTTCATCCCCGAGGTGCTGGAGGTGATGGAGAGCACCTCCCATGGCTGA
- a CDS encoding DUF3122 domain-containing protein, with translation MRCSLPSLVWARHWLCELRCWLVGLIAALWLVAGPAAAVAEADSGPFSVQDSHGSSYQLRIFRQPDPDHAGGWRLRLTNLDPQAAVSHSLPLEIRESPTRRWSLANVSSELVPQGETVLPPQSAQFDLGELEPRPAGFLPLQARLAPASGSDEPMASLLLGAEPAALLHELPES, from the coding sequence ATGCGCTGCTCCCTCCCTTCGCTCGTCTGGGCCCGGCACTGGCTCTGCGAGCTCAGGTGCTGGCTGGTCGGACTGATCGCGGCGCTCTGGTTGGTCGCTGGACCGGCAGCGGCTGTTGCTGAGGCGGATTCGGGTCCCTTCTCGGTTCAGGACAGCCATGGCAGCAGCTACCAGCTGCGCATCTTCCGCCAGCCGGATCCTGACCATGCCGGCGGCTGGCGGTTGCGGCTCACCAACCTTGATCCGCAGGCCGCGGTCTCCCACAGCCTCCCCCTGGAGATCCGGGAGAGCCCGACCCGGCGCTGGTCCCTGGCGAACGTCAGCAGCGAGCTGGTGCCGCAGGGGGAGACGGTGCTTCCGCCGCAGTCCGCGCAGTTCGATCTGGGCGAACTGGAACCCAGACCGGCAGGCTTCCTGCCTCTCCAGGCGCGTCTGGCTCCGGCGTCCGGAAGCGATGAGCCGATGGCTTCGCTGCTGCTGGGAGCGGAGCCGGCGGCGCTGCTGCACGAGCTGCCCGAGTCCTGA
- a CDS encoding type II toxin-antitoxin system Phd/YefM family antitoxin, with the protein MVNVHEAKTHLSRLIDEAHAGSTILLAKAGKPWARLMPLEPAQPRRVPGRLRDLGPLSKPDALLEPMTDSERALWDGAAVEPERSGP; encoded by the coding sequence ATGGTCAACGTCCATGAAGCCAAGACCCACCTCTCCCGCCTGATCGATGAGGCCCATGCCGGCAGCACGATCCTGCTTGCCAAGGCCGGCAAACCCTGGGCCCGACTGATGCCGCTGGAGCCTGCACAGCCTCGCCGCGTTCCTGGCCGCCTCCGCGACCTGGGCCCCCTGAGCAAGCCCGACGCTCTGCTGGAGCCGATGACCGACAGCGAACGGGCCCTTTGGGACGGCGCTGCTGTGGAACCTGAGAGGTCTGGGCCGTGA
- a CDS encoding type II toxin-antitoxin system VapC family toxin: MNTTPGAVLLDSHVLLWWWFEPQRLSTGAMARMSDPGTPVHVSAATVWELSLKHHQGKLPELTGAIGDLAQLLQADGFSSLPISIEHGLHAGAYRQAHRDPFDRMLAAQAELEQLLLITADPQLSGFPCRTLW, from the coding sequence GTGAACACCACCCCTGGAGCCGTCCTGCTCGATAGCCACGTATTGCTGTGGTGGTGGTTTGAACCCCAGCGCCTGTCCACTGGGGCGATGGCCCGGATGAGCGATCCCGGAACCCCCGTGCATGTCAGTGCCGCAACGGTGTGGGAACTCAGCCTCAAGCACCACCAGGGCAAGCTCCCCGAACTGACCGGCGCGATCGGAGATCTGGCGCAGCTGCTGCAGGCTGACGGTTTCAGCTCTCTGCCGATCTCGATCGAGCATGGGTTGCATGCCGGCGCCTACAGGCAGGCGCACAGAGATCCGTTCGACAGGATGCTGGCTGCACAGGCCGAACTGGAACAGCTGCTGCTGATCACCGCCGATCCTCAGCTCTCCGGCTTTCCCTGTCGGACGCTGTGGTGA
- a CDS encoding AAA family ATPase, with protein MGIRLLAVSGYRSLQDVVLPLDQLTLVSGVNGSGKSNLYRALRLILAAARGDLVGVLAREGGLPAVMWAGPERLSREMRQGERPVQGGPRQQPVRLRLGLAADPFSYAIELGYTQDPQSAFALDPALKGEWIWAGGRFHPRAVLSQSRGQCDPDRSLFQSGADPQQQPEVHALREEILAWRFYDSFRTDSAAPARQPRVGTRCFALAGDGGDLPAAVQTILESGDGKGLQEAIADAFPGCRLSVSTDAGVFRLNLHQPGLLRPLEASELSDGTLRYVLLTVALFSPRLPPLLVLNEPESSLHPDLLPPLARLIGSAADRTQVWVIAHAPALIDALAGLAICRHVQLERELGATRVHGQTTLERGAWRWP; from the coding sequence ATGGGGATCCGGCTGCTGGCCGTGAGCGGCTACCGCTCCCTGCAGGATGTGGTTCTTCCGCTGGATCAGCTGACGCTCGTGAGCGGCGTCAACGGCAGCGGCAAGTCGAACCTGTACCGGGCGCTGCGCCTGATCCTCGCTGCCGCCCGCGGTGACCTGGTGGGGGTTCTGGCCCGCGAGGGCGGGCTGCCGGCGGTGATGTGGGCGGGGCCGGAGCGGCTGAGCCGCGAGATGCGGCAGGGCGAGCGGCCGGTTCAGGGCGGCCCCCGCCAACAGCCGGTCCGCCTGCGGCTGGGCCTGGCGGCCGATCCCTTCTCCTATGCGATCGAGCTGGGCTACACGCAGGATCCGCAGTCGGCCTTCGCGCTCGATCCGGCCCTGAAGGGGGAATGGATCTGGGCGGGCGGCCGCTTCCATCCCCGGGCTGTGCTCAGTCAGTCGCGCGGGCAGTGCGATCCCGACCGGAGCCTGTTCCAGAGCGGCGCCGACCCCCAGCAGCAGCCCGAGGTGCATGCGCTGCGGGAGGAGATCCTGGCCTGGCGCTTCTACGACAGCTTCCGCACCGACAGCGCCGCCCCGGCACGCCAGCCCCGGGTAGGCACACGCTGCTTCGCCCTGGCGGGTGACGGCGGCGACCTGCCGGCGGCCGTGCAGACGATCCTCGAGAGCGGCGACGGCAAGGGCCTGCAGGAGGCGATCGCCGACGCCTTCCCCGGCTGCCGCCTGAGCGTGAGCACGGACGCGGGAGTGTTCCGGTTAAACCTCCATCAGCCCGGCCTGCTCAGGCCGCTGGAGGCGTCGGAACTCTCCGACGGCACGCTGCGCTACGTGCTGCTGACGGTGGCGCTGTTCAGCCCGCGGCTGCCGCCCCTGCTGGTGCTCAACGAGCCGGAGAGCAGCCTGCATCCGGATCTGCTGCCGCCCCTGGCCCGTCTGATCGGTTCAGCCGCCGATCGCACCCAGGTGTGGGTGATCGCCCATGCCCCGGCGTTGATCGATGCGCTCGCCGGGCTTGCCATCTGCCGCCACGTGCAACTGGAGCGCGAGCTGGGGGCGACCCGTGTTCACGGCCAGACCACCCTGGAGCGCGGCGCCTGGCGCTGGCCGTGA